The following are from one region of the Thermococcus cleftensis genome:
- a CDS encoding transcriptional regulator, with translation MSDVYERLEALLRSLGVKKTELRIYRLLLEKKEPMRITEIQKELGISERSVREHVLSLYRKGILKRTLIEQGWLGYTYTAVSPSEVLEDIKQNLIKRINELEQELKNSKYSKS, from the coding sequence ATGAGTGATGTTTACGAGAGGCTTGAAGCGTTACTCCGCTCGTTAGGCGTGAAGAAGACCGAACTGAGGATATACAGGCTTCTTCTGGAGAAGAAGGAGCCGATGAGAATAACGGAGATACAAAAGGAGCTGGGCATAAGCGAGCGCTCGGTGAGGGAGCACGTGCTGAGTCTCTACCGGAAGGGCATTCTCAAGAGAACGCTCATAGAGCAGGGCTGGCTGGGCTACACCTACACCGCCGTCTCGCCCAGCGAGGTCCTCGAGGACATCAAGCAGAACCTGATAAAAAGGATAAACGAACTGGAACAGGAACTGAAAAACTCCAAATACAGCAAAAGCTAG
- a CDS encoding signal peptidase I has protein sequence MKTLLEYSLLAVLGVLVIGSLVGALLDRPVFMSYAYSESMTPTINKGDLFFINPLDRSPEVGDVIVFRVGSTWTVHRVVAIIGDGYVTKGDNNVATDQQSHSIPPIEKDQIGGTVIAPGGRVITVPEVGNYIENGLSDRGKILLGALLIIVGILAFGSGEARRRGERKRFITLKFKTLYLLASSFLLLMIAVSIFVSWEVIPVEYSVTSAVGDREGWYGPGEEFQTEITVKNNNMYPMRYYVSAPEPVTEVSSPEFALSRGGEKDLTITITAPEVTAVYSTKVTLNAYPPLLPESIMEALYRVHPMVPLMAILAVVSAFLGVVYLLSGIGNEDAIRIRRRKRSKLKGIPEVFRL, from the coding sequence ATGAAGACTCTCCTCGAGTACAGCCTCCTGGCGGTTCTTGGAGTACTGGTCATCGGCTCACTGGTTGGAGCACTGCTGGACAGGCCAGTTTTCATGTCGTACGCATATTCGGAGAGCATGACGCCCACGATAAACAAGGGGGACCTGTTCTTCATCAACCCCCTGGACAGGAGCCCAGAAGTCGGAGACGTGATAGTGTTCAGGGTTGGGAGCACCTGGACGGTTCACAGGGTGGTTGCCATAATAGGAGATGGGTACGTAACGAAGGGAGACAACAACGTGGCAACCGACCAGCAGAGCCACAGCATACCCCCAATAGAGAAGGATCAGATCGGAGGGACGGTGATAGCCCCTGGCGGTCGCGTGATAACCGTACCAGAAGTGGGGAACTACATTGAGAACGGCCTCTCGGACAGGGGGAAGATCCTGCTCGGGGCCCTCCTCATCATCGTCGGGATACTTGCCTTCGGGAGCGGCGAGGCAAGGAGAAGGGGCGAGAGAAAGAGGTTCATCACCCTGAAGTTCAAGACCCTCTACCTGCTCGCCTCCTCGTTTCTCCTGCTCATGATAGCGGTGTCCATCTTCGTCTCCTGGGAGGTCATACCGGTGGAGTACTCCGTCACCTCCGCGGTGGGGGACCGGGAGGGCTGGTACGGGCCAGGGGAGGAGTTCCAGACAGAGATCACGGTGAAGAACAACAACATGTACCCGATGAGATACTACGTCTCCGCGCCGGAGCCCGTCACGGAGGTATCAAGCCCGGAGTTCGCCCTTTCACGTGGTGGGGAGAAGGACCTCACCATCACGATAACCGCCCCCGAGGTCACCGCGGTGTACTCAACCAAGGTCACGCTGAACGCCTACCCGCCCCTGCTTCCGGAGTCGATTATGGAAGCCCTCTACCGGGTGCACCCCATGGTACCACTGATGGCCATACTGGCCGTCGTCTCGGCCTTTCTCGGAGTGGTTTACCTCCTCTCGGGAATAGGGAATGAAGATGCGATTAGAATCAGGAGAAGGAAGCGTTCCAAGCTGAAGGGAATACCGGAGGTGTTTAGGTTATGA
- a CDS encoding metallophosphoesterase: protein MYSFDEFERLTLELDTERGRTLLVADPHIGFELSRGLRVRTRFEERLAEFIAEKDPDLLILLGDVKEPIGLSFTAKKLLMSFFSELGDIPTLITKGNHDGRIEEVAKEFRHVEVVEHVLIEKALFLHGHTGLPDVEFSEAYLGHIHPAYTFKSGGVARKVKVFARSGRFLVLPTANPFIEGFDVREGIKMVPFLRNSREIELFLPEGLYLGKVSLE, encoded by the coding sequence ATGTACTCTTTTGACGAGTTCGAGAGGCTGACCCTCGAGCTTGACACCGAGAGGGGGAGGACTCTTCTCGTAGCGGATCCCCACATAGGCTTTGAACTCTCCCGCGGGCTGAGGGTAAGGACGCGCTTCGAGGAGAGGCTGGCGGAGTTCATAGCCGAAAAGGACCCGGACCTCCTGATTCTCCTCGGAGACGTTAAAGAGCCGATAGGACTGAGCTTCACGGCCAAGAAGCTCCTCATGAGCTTCTTTTCGGAGTTGGGGGATATTCCAACGCTGATAACCAAGGGCAATCACGACGGCAGGATAGAGGAGGTGGCCAAAGAGTTCAGACACGTTGAGGTGGTGGAACACGTCCTCATAGAAAAAGCGCTCTTTCTCCACGGCCACACGGGTCTCCCTGATGTCGAGTTCTCTGAAGCCTATCTCGGCCACATACACCCGGCTTACACCTTCAAAAGCGGGGGCGTTGCGAGAAAGGTCAAGGTCTTCGCTCGCTCGGGGAGGTTTCTCGTCCTGCCTACGGCCAATCCTTTCATCGAGGGCTTCGACGTGAGGGAGGGGATAAAGATGGTCCCCTTCCTGCGGAACTCCCGGGAAATCGAGCTTTTCCTGCCAGAGGGTCTTTACCTTGGTAAGGTTTCGCTGGAGTAG
- a CDS encoding DUF4910 domain-containing protein, whose amino-acid sequence MRRFLNDAGVFDPNRVLQYMAEISRFHRIQGSRELVEAVEFIEGELRSLGIKPRLYEESYDGRSRYLTLKAPIAWDLVRGEIEILGKTLTTSISPLLVMAHSPGGRAEGEVVHIAREEDWDRAEGRIVLVGREWRDAYRRANEVGAVGFIAYREGTGGAFPYIGLFLTRDDLEWARIPAVAVPENIAREIIGKLNSGERVNARIEVEVSISGRQVLPILYAEIGRPLFVLLTAHVCHPKPGANDNASGSAMLIELARVLSELYDDSFRFGFAFLWVPEYYGTQAFIERHAELDNYYAVINLDMVAGSPDRSGSAVMLVRTPASRFSVVSGLLEYYLDLANAGEKSFSGSHLPRLRFRSYPYEMGSDHDVFNFFGIPAVMPITWPDRFYHSSEDTIDKVSLESIDVIGRAVLATALALARAKKSELQRFARGYAMKYLGELSRERETGEIERLVMVGLARDSRFLGIESGHEFGQEPWLVWKVKGVISERLVRERDAELAEEFRKLTKDRKVLAQLHALLMLAEMLPEERVYEALREEYEEIEEETLRRLVEILEKTGIVERA is encoded by the coding sequence ATGAGGCGCTTTCTCAACGATGCTGGCGTTTTTGATCCGAACCGCGTTCTGCAGTACATGGCGGAGATAAGCAGGTTCCACCGCATACAGGGTTCCCGGGAGCTGGTTGAGGCCGTTGAGTTCATCGAGGGGGAGCTCCGTTCCCTTGGAATCAAGCCCAGGCTTTACGAAGAGTCCTACGACGGAAGGAGTCGCTACCTAACCCTGAAGGCCCCGATAGCCTGGGATCTGGTGCGCGGTGAGATCGAGATCCTGGGAAAGACCCTAACTACGTCAATTAGCCCCCTCCTGGTGATGGCCCACTCACCCGGCGGGAGGGCCGAGGGTGAGGTGGTTCACATAGCCAGGGAGGAGGACTGGGATAGGGCAGAGGGCAGGATAGTCCTCGTTGGAAGGGAGTGGCGCGACGCTTACAGGAGGGCAAACGAGGTTGGGGCGGTTGGCTTCATCGCCTACCGCGAGGGGACGGGAGGAGCTTTCCCCTACATCGGCCTGTTCCTCACGCGTGACGACCTCGAGTGGGCGAGGATTCCGGCGGTCGCGGTTCCCGAGAACATCGCCAGGGAGATAATCGGAAAGCTGAACTCCGGCGAGAGGGTGAACGCGAGGATAGAGGTCGAGGTGTCAATAAGCGGGCGGCAGGTTCTTCCAATACTCTACGCCGAGATTGGAAGGCCGCTCTTCGTACTCCTCACCGCCCACGTCTGCCACCCGAAGCCAGGAGCCAATGACAACGCGAGCGGGAGCGCGATGCTCATCGAGTTGGCCAGGGTTCTCAGCGAACTATATGACGACTCCTTCCGCTTCGGCTTCGCCTTCCTCTGGGTGCCTGAGTACTACGGAACCCAGGCCTTCATAGAGCGCCACGCCGAGCTGGATAACTACTATGCCGTCATCAACCTTGACATGGTGGCGGGAAGCCCGGATCGCTCCGGTTCGGCAGTGATGCTCGTCAGAACGCCGGCATCGAGGTTCTCCGTGGTTTCAGGTCTCCTCGAGTACTACCTTGACCTGGCCAACGCCGGTGAGAAGAGCTTCTCAGGAAGCCACCTCCCGAGGCTCAGGTTTAGGAGCTACCCCTACGAGATGGGAAGCGACCACGACGTGTTCAACTTCTTCGGTATCCCCGCGGTGATGCCCATAACCTGGCCGGATCGCTTCTACCACTCCAGCGAAGACACCATCGACAAGGTGAGCCTGGAGAGCATAGATGTGATAGGCAGGGCCGTTCTGGCCACTGCTCTCGCGCTGGCGAGGGCTAAGAAGTCCGAACTCCAGCGCTTCGCCAGGGGCTACGCGATGAAGTACCTGGGGGAGCTTTCCAGGGAGAGGGAAACCGGGGAGATCGAAAGGTTGGTGATGGTGGGCCTCGCCAGGGATTCGCGCTTCCTGGGAATCGAGAGCGGCCACGAGTTCGGGCAGGAGCCCTGGCTGGTCTGGAAGGTTAAGGGCGTCATCTCGGAACGCCTCGTCAGGGAGAGAGACGCCGAACTTGCGGAGGAGTTCAGGAAGCTCACGAAGGACAGAAAGGTGCTCGCTCAGCTCCATGCGCTCTTGATGCTGGCCGAGATGCTTCCCGAGGAGAGGGTCTACGAGGCCCTTCGCGAGGAGTACGAAGAGATCGAAGAAGAAACGCTGAGGAGGCTCGTTGAGATACTCGAGAAAACTGGAATAGTAGAGAGGGCCTAG
- a CDS encoding DUF1102 domain-containing protein, whose translation MGTKTEFIAGIGIMIILLIGAGGLHSSDPIAVAYATPDGGEFSIDSPVPPYSYSDGGVLVVDISPDNPFYSEGGTGLSINSTYVFDDVFIVENNQSETGYEVICVRISSDFIGIGFFTGPFNGSWYDVVEVSLRADEGTGIGMRVNTTGLELGDYWGEITIEAWGGDCR comes from the coding sequence ATGGGGACAAAAACAGAATTCATTGCTGGCATTGGAATCATGATTATCCTGCTCATAGGGGCGGGGGGGCTTCACTCCTCTGACCCGATCGCGGTAGCATACGCGACCCCCGATGGGGGAGAGTTCTCAATAGATTCCCCCGTCCCACCTTACTCGTACTCTGACGGCGGCGTTCTCGTCGTGGACATATCCCCGGACAACCCCTTCTACTCGGAGGGAGGAACTGGACTGAGCATCAACAGCACCTACGTTTTTGATGACGTTTTCATCGTGGAGAACAATCAAAGCGAGACCGGTTACGAGGTCATCTGCGTGAGGATCAGCTCGGATTTCATAGGAATTGGATTCTTCACCGGCCCATTCAACGGGAGCTGGTACGACGTGGTCGAGGTCTCCCTCAGGGCCGACGAGGGGACCGGAATAGGCATGAGGGTAAACACCACCGGACTTGAACTGGGTGATTACTGGGGCGAGATAACGATAGAGGCCTGGGGAGGAGACTGTCGATGA
- a CDS encoding DUF7344 domain-containing protein: MGATTAILGNDRRMLMVEFLQKKNGHAELRDIVEYIAEMEGDTARKHRKSVYVSLMQTHIPKLEREGVVTFNHGIVTLLKIPDDVTVYMEVVNKHDISWSAFYLGTSLIFIVAGWYLGSMPLLLAALVYLAISIVHHRKINRLV; this comes from the coding sequence ATGGGCGCAACTACAGCGATACTAGGAAACGACAGGAGAATGCTCATGGTGGAGTTCCTCCAGAAGAAGAACGGCCACGCAGAGCTGAGGGACATAGTTGAGTACATCGCCGAGATGGAAGGTGACACCGCCCGGAAGCACAGGAAAAGCGTGTACGTGAGCCTGATGCAGACCCATATCCCAAAGCTGGAAAGGGAGGGGGTAGTAACTTTCAACCATGGCATCGTCACGCTCCTGAAGATACCGGACGATGTTACCGTCTACATGGAGGTCGTGAACAAGCACGACATCAGCTGGAGCGCCTTCTACCTGGGCACCTCGCTGATATTCATAGTCGCCGGTTGGTACCTGGGAAGCATGCCACTTCTTCTCGCGGCGCTGGTGTATCTGGCGATAAGCATCGTGCACCACAGAAAGATTAACCGGCTTGTTTGA
- a CDS encoding glycosyltransferase, with protein sequence MKVSIIVPTYNERDNLEELFERISGALKGYDYEIIIVDDDSPDRTWELAERLAERFPVRVIHRTNEKGLSSAVLRGFAEAEGDVFVVMDADLQHPPEVIPALLKAIEEGADIAIASRYVPGGGVRNWYWYRKLISKGAIMIGRLALPKIRDIKDPVSGFFALRREVVEGAELNPIGFKILMEILIKGKYKEVKEVPFTFGLRHAGESKLGTKTMVNYLKHVYRLMRWEGELDRLVKFTLVGLSGVVVNEGFLWAFVNFLGWDKILANIPATELAILNNFTWNDLWTFRDLKRKPLWERLVTFHAAALTGAVVQLAIYTGLVHLGLHYLIANLIGIVVSFFVRFLLNRHVTWG encoded by the coding sequence GTGAAGGTTTCAATCATCGTTCCAACCTACAACGAGAGGGACAACCTGGAGGAGCTCTTTGAGAGGATAAGCGGGGCTCTGAAGGGATACGACTACGAGATAATCATCGTGGACGATGATTCCCCTGATAGAACCTGGGAACTTGCTGAGAGGCTGGCTGAGAGGTTTCCCGTTAGGGTAATCCACCGCACCAACGAGAAGGGCCTCTCTTCGGCTGTTCTCCGGGGGTTTGCGGAGGCCGAGGGCGACGTCTTCGTGGTTATGGACGCGGATTTACAGCACCCTCCGGAGGTTATTCCCGCACTACTTAAGGCCATCGAAGAAGGCGCGGACATAGCAATAGCGAGCAGGTACGTGCCGGGCGGGGGGGTTAGGAACTGGTACTGGTACAGGAAGCTCATTTCGAAGGGTGCCATAATGATAGGCCGCCTTGCGCTTCCAAAGATACGGGACATCAAGGATCCGGTGAGCGGCTTTTTCGCCCTCAGGAGGGAGGTCGTGGAGGGGGCCGAACTTAACCCGATAGGCTTCAAAATACTCATGGAGATTCTCATAAAAGGTAAATACAAGGAAGTCAAGGAGGTTCCCTTCACCTTCGGCCTGAGGCATGCCGGCGAGAGCAAACTGGGAACGAAGACCATGGTGAACTACCTCAAGCACGTTTACAGGCTCATGCGCTGGGAGGGCGAGCTTGACAGGCTGGTAAAGTTCACTCTCGTCGGCCTCTCGGGTGTCGTCGTGAACGAGGGCTTTCTGTGGGCCTTCGTGAACTTCCTGGGCTGGGACAAGATACTGGCCAACATACCCGCGACCGAGCTGGCGATACTCAACAACTTCACCTGGAACGACCTATGGACCTTCAGGGACCTCAAGAGGAAGCCCCTTTGGGAAAGGCTCGTCACGTTTCACGCGGCCGCTTTGACGGGCGCGGTTGTTCAGCTGGCCATTTACACTGGCCTGGTTCATCTTGGGTTACACTACCTCATCGCGAACCTGATTGGAATAGTGGTCTCCTTCTTCGTCCGCTTCCTCCTCAACAGGCACGTGACATGGGGTTGA
- a CDS encoding DUF1102 domain-containing protein, producing the protein MKKVLALGMLGLMIAAAFALGTSATFRDYRVQRSSHIAVVPDDNELIDLTPVQPYAYINDGGQLVIDFSENNPNWPGHDDPSWAEYQGELEGYTGKGIGLSPQSRYNFDHVFNVSNHLWEDKVIVVEVISSDPGRVSFYDPGENMYSTNGNNIPYNSDTAVGDVCFYLEPGEALGVGMELAAGNSLGSYDVTITVKAWPADDAPIDCGGW; encoded by the coding sequence ATGAAGAAAGTTTTGGCCCTCGGTATGCTGGGGCTGATGATCGCGGCGGCCTTCGCTTTGGGCACGAGCGCGACCTTCAGGGACTACCGCGTCCAGAGGAGCTCGCACATCGCCGTCGTTCCAGACGACAACGAGCTCATCGATCTGACGCCCGTCCAGCCCTACGCGTACATCAACGATGGGGGGCAACTCGTTATTGACTTCTCAGAGAACAACCCGAACTGGCCCGGGCACGACGACCCTAGCTGGGCGGAGTACCAGGGAGAACTTGAGGGGTACACCGGCAAGGGCATCGGTCTGAGCCCGCAGAGCAGGTACAACTTTGACCACGTCTTCAACGTGAGCAACCACCTCTGGGAGGACAAGGTCATAGTGGTCGAGGTCATCTCATCGGATCCCGGCAGGGTTTCATTCTATGACCCAGGAGAGAACATGTACAGCACAAACGGCAACAACATCCCCTACAACTCAGACACGGCTGTTGGAGACGTTTGCTTCTACCTTGAGCCAGGCGAGGCCCTTGGCGTGGGTATGGAGCTGGCGGCCGGGAACAGTCTTGGAAGCTACGACGTGACCATAACCGTCAAGGCCTGGCCCGCTGACGACGCACCGATTGACTGCGGAGGCTGGTGA
- a CDS encoding DUF1102 domain-containing protein: MKKIIGLFVLIAGLLIAVTASSANFAYFEADRNVHIQVVPDDNELIDLRPMQPYAYINDNGMLVIDLSHNNGNWEEGFGEGVSPNSTYIFEEVFGVSNDLWEGTPICMEITYSGGDEVTFFEGDYVAGQTVGSDHLTVTVMPGDVVRIGMIINTTGISAPDSLDGQIQFYAEAGECES, encoded by the coding sequence ATGAAAAAGATAATCGGACTCTTCGTCCTTATAGCAGGGCTACTGATAGCCGTCACCGCCAGCAGTGCTAACTTCGCCTACTTTGAGGCGGACAGGAACGTCCATATCCAGGTTGTTCCCGACGACAACGAGCTCATCGACCTCAGGCCTATGCAGCCCTACGCGTACATCAACGACAACGGAATGCTCGTCATAGACCTCAGCCACAACAACGGCAACTGGGAAGAGGGATTCGGAGAGGGCGTCAGCCCGAACAGCACCTACATCTTCGAGGAAGTCTTCGGCGTGAGCAACGACCTCTGGGAGGGGACCCCGATATGTATGGAGATCACCTACAGCGGTGGCGACGAGGTCACGTTCTTTGAGGGTGACTATGTTGCCGGCCAGACCGTCGGTAGCGACCACCTCACGGTCACCGTTATGCCCGGCGACGTCGTTAGGATCGGAATGATCATAAACACCACCGGAATCAGCGCGCCCGACTCACTGGACGGCCAGATACAGTTCTACGCTGAGGCCGGCGAGTGCGAGAGCTGA